ATTAATACCCCCCTACATAGTTAATATACTTGTAAATAAATGTAAATAATAATATTCGTCAATTTCTTCAATAGAGCTTGATTCAGATTCATTGTTAATTAAAATACTGCTTAAACTAAGATAATTTGAAAACTGCCTTTTAAGTTCTATGTTGTTTTTATTTTTTTGAATTAATAATATTTCATACTCTGTTAAACTGCCTATAGCTTTGCCGCTCGCATAAATTTTATTGCAATTTAAACTTCTATAAACAATATATGGTGATATTGTCTGGCCGTCTGCAAGGTCTCTAAAAACACTAATTTTCGGGTCAAAATCTTTTAAAATTTTATATAATTCTAAATCATCAGTAATCATTATTTTATCCTTCCTAATACTATATCTATTCTCCTCTCTTTATAGTCTTCATAAATATTTTTTATTTCATATAACGTGTTATTTATACGGACTAAATCTGTAGCTTTAAGCGTTTTAAAAATCAAGGGAATCCTAACAGACAGGTCAATTGAATAACTTTCCTGCCTTGCTAATTCTTTATCGTTATTAGAAATTCGTCGTTTTTGAAAAAAACTAGAAAAAAGAACAACCAGATTTGTGTCTTCCAGTTGTCCCATATTATTCTTTGCTTTTTGCATTTCACAAACTTCTAAAATACCATCTCTTAGCTCGTTAATCATTAAAATCTCCTGCCATTAAATCTCCCTTTATTTGCCATAAAAAATTAGTAAATATAGGATTTTGCATTGCTTTATCTACTAACATGCTTCTATTTTCATAAAGCTGAGCAACTAACATATTAATTAATATATCGGTTCTTTTATCTTGCATAGCCATTAAAAGGATTTTATCTTGCATTTCTTTATCTTTTGTTTTCATGTCTATATAGCTATTAAAACTGCTCCTTATGTAGCTTTCAGCAGAATCAATTAAGCGAATGATTAAACTATCTTCGTCATTATGGATAACCCTTAAAAATAGCTTCGTTTCTTCTAGTTTCATCCTATATTTACCTTTCTTTTTTTATTTTTTTTTATTTTTTGGCGTTGTTAATCCAATATAATCTGTTACTGATCTCAAATAACTTTCTCCGTCTTCTTCGACTTTTCCATCTTCTTTGACTTCTCTGTCTACTTCGACTTTTCCATCTTCTTTGACTTCTCTGTCTACTTCGACTTTTGGTGAAGAATGCAAATTAATTACTTTTTTTTAAACTCAATTAAAGCTACCCCATTAGTATCAATTACATCTCCATCGGCCGCAGTTGCAAATAAATAGCCTTGATTATAACCCCCTAATACAGCTGTGTCATAATTTGTAATATCCATTTCTACAGCTATATTAAAATAATAAGCTGTTTGTAAATCCCCATAAATCATTGTGTTATCAGGAATAATATCAGATATAATAACTGGTACACCTAAGACCTGGCCGTTAAAACTATCTCCATATCCAATTATTTGGAAAATAGGTCTATCATTTTTATCACTGATCGTATCTAATTCTCCTAATGTTTTTCTATTAAAATATAAAACTGATTTCTGAGCATAGGGAGCGGTTAATGTACTTCTAAGTGTTGTTGCTATATTTTTATAGTTAAATTCTATATTTATTTTAGAGTTACTTAAAGCCGGTACAATCCCTTTTGGTTGAGTTTCCCCTGTTCCGTTAATAATCATATTATCAAAGGCTAGCGCAAGTGATGATGATACTTTTTCAATAATATAATTTTCTAGATTAAACATGGATACCTGTAATAATAGCTTTGAAATTTCTACTCTGACAGTTGCTAATTTAGGTTTTAATGTTTTTTTACTAAAAATCGGAGTTTCACTTAAAGTTCTAGGCCCTTCATGATCCCCTGCCCATTGCACTACGATATCTGAATTATCATAGATTAAGTCTATATTACCAGGTACATAAGATATCCCCACTCTTGGTAAAATAACTGAAGTATTTAAAATTTTAGTTATAATTTGATCGTAAATAATAGTTGGAACAACTAATGATCCCTTATTTTTTCCTACATTTCCTTCATTTAGGTTTGTTGCCCTAAATTCTCTGTACTCTTCAAAAGGTTTTCTATCACCAGTTGCTATTGATCTAAAACTATTAATAAATAGATCTTTTTCTAGGGTTTGTATTTCAGTTTTGGATAAAAAATCCATATTTAGATTGCCTTTTCTAAATTCTTGTAATAAATCTGTCATTTTCTTTTCTTTCCCTTCTTTTGTTGTTTTGTTTTTAAGTTCATTTTCCATATTTTTCTTAATTTTTTCTATTTCTGCCTCTTTTTTTTCTATACTCTCCATAAGGGATTCAACGTCATTTGAGTCTTCTATATTTCCGCTTTCCCTAATAGCTTTTAATTGCTCTATTTCTGCCTTTCTTTT
The endosymbiont 'TC1' of Trimyema compressum genome window above contains:
- a CDS encoding phage major capsid protein, yielding MNQKRKAEIEQLKAIRESGNIEDSNDVESLMESIEKKEAEIEKIKKNMENELKNKTTKEGKEKKMTDLLQEFRKGNLNMDFLSKTEIQTLEKDLFINSFRSIATGDRKPFEEYREFRATNLNEGNVGKNKGSLVVPTIIYDQIITKILNTSVILPRVGISYVPGNIDLIYDNSDIVVQWAGDHEGPRTLSETPIFSKKTLKPKLATVRVEISKLLLQVSMFNLENYIIEKVSSSLALAFDNMIINGTGETQPKGIVPALSNSKINIEFNYKNIATTLRSTLTAPYAQKSVLYFNRKTLGELDTISDKNDRPIFQIIGYGDSFNGQVLGVPVIISDIIPDNTMIYGDLQTAYYFNIAVEMDITNYDTAVLGGYNQGYLFATAADGDVIDTNGVALIEFKKK
- a CDS encoding head-tail connector protein; its protein translation is MKLEETKLFLRVIHNDEDSLIIRLIDSAESYIRSSFNSYIDMKTKDKEMQDKILLMAMQDKRTDILINMLVAQLYENRSMLVDKAMQNPIFTNFLWQIKGDLMAGDFND